The Pseudomonas orientalis genome contains a region encoding:
- a CDS encoding transglutaminase family protein — translation MSARYQIFHDTHYHYDSPVSLAQQLAHLWPRPCAWQRCTWQTLDISPQPSSRRDELDVFGNPITRLAFERPHDELLINAGLTVEVLARPPLDLRQSPAWDRTRDSFTYSSQPLSPQIIEACRYRFESPYVHLKRTFVEFSESCFPPGAPLLIGVQALMQKIFSEFTFDAEATQVATPLVEVLERRRGVCQDFAHLMLACLRSRGLAARYISGYLLTQPPPGQPRLIGADASHAWVSVYCPVSGWVDFDPTNNVRPALEHITLAWGRDFSDVSPLRGVILGGGNHDPEVRVTVMPLE, via the coding sequence ATGAGTGCGCGCTATCAGATTTTCCATGACACCCATTATCACTACGACAGCCCGGTGTCCCTGGCCCAGCAGCTGGCGCATTTATGGCCGCGCCCCTGTGCGTGGCAACGGTGCACCTGGCAGACCCTGGATATCAGCCCGCAGCCCTCTTCACGCCGCGATGAGCTGGACGTGTTCGGCAACCCGATCACCCGCCTGGCGTTCGAACGGCCCCATGACGAATTGCTGATCAATGCCGGCCTGACCGTGGAAGTGCTGGCGCGGCCGCCGTTGGATTTGCGCCAGTCGCCGGCCTGGGACCGCACCCGTGACAGCTTTACCTACAGCAGCCAGCCGCTGTCGCCGCAAATCATCGAAGCCTGCCGTTATCGTTTCGAATCGCCTTACGTGCATTTGAAAAGAACCTTCGTCGAGTTCTCCGAAAGCTGCTTCCCGCCCGGCGCACCCCTGTTGATAGGCGTGCAGGCGCTGATGCAGAAAATCTTCAGCGAATTCACCTTCGATGCCGAAGCCACTCAGGTCGCCACGCCGCTGGTGGAAGTGCTGGAGCGCCGTCGCGGCGTATGCCAGGACTTCGCCCACCTGATGCTCGCCTGCCTGCGCTCGCGGGGCCTGGCGGCGCGCTATATCAGCGGCTACCTGCTCACCCAGCCGCCGCCCGGCCAGCCACGGCTGATCGGCGCCGATGCGTCTCATGCCTGGGTGTCGGTGTATTGTCCGGTGTCGGGTTGGGTGGATTTCGATCCGACGAATAACGTGCGGCCGGCACTGGAGCACATCACCCTGGCCTGGGGCCGGGACTTTTCCGATGTGTCGCCGTTGCGCGGGGTGATATTGGGGGGAGGGAACCATGACCCGGAGGTGCGGGTGACGGTGATGCCGCTGGAATGA